Within Burkholderia cepacia GG4, the genomic segment CAGCAGGATGGGTTCCGCTGAAGCGGGATTCGAGTCCATGACGTCCCCAATTCGAAAGTGATCGCGATGCGATAACACATCAATATAGTCCAACGGGGAGGTCGCTGGATGTCGGGCGCGCGCCGACCCGGCCGCGCGGTCAGCCCGCGAGCTTCTTCAGCGCATCGAGCACCGCGTCGCCCTTGAACGGCTTCACGATCCAGCCCTTCACGCCGGCGGCCTTGCCGCGTTCCTTCATCGCCGGGCTGCTTTCGGTCGTCAGCATCACGACGTTGACCGACGCGTTCGCCAGTTCGCCGCGGATCTTCTCGACCATCGTCAGGCCGTCCATGTTCGGCATGTTCACGTCGCTGATCACGAGGCGCACGCCGGGCGTCATCTTGAGCTTCGCGAGCCCGTCCTTGCCGTCCACCGCCGTCGCGACGTCGAGCCCGTGATTGCGCAGGAAACCCGCGACTTCATCGCGCACCGTGCCCGAATCGTCGACCACCAGAATCTTTGCCATGCCGTATTCCCCTTTCGTTGTTGCTGAATTCAAAACAGTTCGAGTTCGCCCGATTCGACCATCGGCCCCACGTCCGGCACCGATTCGCGGAAATCCTCCGGCGACCAGCTCAGGCTGAACACGAAACGCTGGTCGAGACGCACCGACCGCCCCGATGCGGGGTCGGTCATCCGGTACTTGAAACAGAGCTGCGGACAGTCGCCGCCGAACGAAATGAACTTCTGCTTGTGATTGACGAC encodes:
- a CDS encoding response regulator, with product MAKILVVDDSGTVRDEVAGFLRNHGLDVATAVDGKDGLAKLKMTPGVRLVISDVNMPNMDGLTMVEKIRGELANASVNVVMLTTESSPAMKERGKAAGVKGWIVKPFKGDAVLDALKKLAG